The Punica granatum isolate Tunisia-2019 chromosome 4, ASM765513v2, whole genome shotgun sequence sequence CAAGATCAGAACCACATCCAATCATCACTTGTAGGAAGACAAAACTGAATGTTACAAAGCTGAATGTCTTGCTCATTCCAAAGATCGATAAAAGAAAATGCTCCATAAAAGCACGACTCTTTCGTGAATGTCAAAATGAACATCACAAGCAACAGGATATCCTCGTACACCTTATTTGAAGATCTCACTGAGATTGATAAAGCTGCGGGCTAATGATGATGCGTTTCACCACCATCTCCACCTCCAGCCTTCTGTTTAGCTGCCCTGAGCTTTCGCTGCTCTTCCTTGTAAATCCGGTTTCTTCGTTGGAACTGAATCAGAAACAACAATTTGCAAAGAATGTAATTGAAGTTGGACAGGGATAAAATTTACCGCAATGGTAGGTGATTAAGGACCATCTCCTTTTCCCTAAAGTTTATACGCAAAAGTTGTATTGTCCATATAAGATCATAACACACCCTTCAGCCAAAAGCAAGATGATCCTCTAACCCAGAGTATACTTGCCAAGGAGGATAAACTTGTACAAACTCAATTCTTACATGCTTTATTAAACAAGAAAACTTTCTCTTCAATAATTATATCATGTCATGAATGGAGAATAAAGAAATTAACCTGGAATATATTTGTCCTACTGATTCTGTTGACTGGTAAAAGAGGAACGTAAAATATGGACAACTACTGGCAGATGCTACTATACATGCCTTGAGGTTACCCAACATTATATAGATGATAGAGCGGTGGATAGCTCTATCGTATTAAGTATAATTAGACAAAGCCAATATAAAAACTTGCCTAATACCAAATAATTAGATCTCTATGCAATCTAACCATCGCTACTCTCAAATCCCAATTATGGTTCTGCTATTTCTCTGGCTAGAAAATCAGGAAATGGAGAAAAGTTTTAAATGGAGAAAAGTTTTAAGATTTCCAGATGACGAATATTTGTTTCATCCCTAGCTTAAAAAATCACTAAAGGTGCAATGGTCTAACTTCCTTTTActcagcgaaaaaaaaaaaatcattaaggGGGCAGTGGTCTAACTCATATAAAAGTTGGACCCAAGATCATGGCTAGAGCAAGCTTATTCGAATTCATGCCAATCTAGACATCCATACGGCCAACTCTTATGAGTTCTTTGACTAACGACAAACCTTAACAGTCATAGCAAATGTAGAAGACGTTCTAAAAGAACATATATGCAGCTATCGGGAAGTATACCGCCATTCTCTACTACACTTTAAAATTTTGCCTAAATTTAATGGGCATTATCACCTTCATCTTTTGGTCAACTAGACATCATGTAATTGTCCAGCATAGCTGATCCACCTAAACTATGCCATTAGGAGTGCATATActctttatttaataatttccaCTAGAAACTTTCCTCCTGTGTTTTTTATGATTAAACTAGCCGGATCACTAAAAGGAAAATCTCTGGCTCATTAGGTTGCACGAGTTGACTGCAAATCCAAGTCACTTATTTGAAATTGAACACACATTGTAGAATTATGCTGTAGTACTAACGAAGATCACAATAATAAACAGTCCATGCTATACATTATAAGAACACAACAATTCAGTGCTTTTATTAGATTATGCATCTTCCAAGTACTTAGAACTATAGACACTGATATCTTAATCACAATACTGCTTGGAAACAATTCACAACCGAATACATTATTATCAGAGCTATAAATGGAACATCAGCAGCAATCACCCTTCCGCAGCTAAAATTCCCACTTAAGGGCTAGCAGAAACGCAAGAACTAACAGTGGATTGTTAGTACTGAGACCGAATTAGCACGTAAAATCAGAACTAGTGGTGGCTATCGAACTACTGCAATTAGGGTTCCTGAGAAAAATAAAGCAGACACAAAATGAAATCGAAgcacatagagagagagagagagagagagagagagagagagagagagagggaccTCCTTGGAGTGGTGGAGGCACTCGAGGTAGTCTTCGCGGAGGAGGGCGCAGTCCTTGGGCTCCCTACAACGAGACATGCACTCGCTGAAATCCATCCAGAAGTCGTAGCACCTCCCCTTGTTCCCTGTTATTCCCCACCCTGACGCCATTACCCACCTTCAAACCAAAAGCCAGCGACCGAGAGAGAGGCGATCAGTCAATCGGTATTAGAAAAACCAACCGCAGATCGATCTGGAAACAGAAAATTAGGGGTCTCCATTGGAGAACGATTTTGCTAAGATGTAAACAGAAGGTTCACCACCAGAATGGCAGGACTGCAAGAGCTGAACAGAAAAGCAAGAAATTGCAATATGATGATAGAGTTTAGTATTACAATGATAATTGGTGACCGGAGAGGACTTCGAATCGCAACCAGAGGGAGCTGCCGGAGCCCAATCAGCCCCAGAGAGGGAGGGCACGCCGAGTTACGGAGGTCAAGGGGTAGGGGAGAAAGTGACGCAGAGAGGCTGAGCCGCGGACGAGCGACGGAAGGGCGATGGCTGGCACAGAGGTCAGGGAGGGAGACACAGACGAGACGGTAGGCTAAGGCTGAAGAAGACAAAGTGACGTCCAGACAGACAGCTGTCCTGctcgaacgtccaaacagccCCATCCATAATTTGGGCTGGGCTTCAGTAGATAAAAGGAAGCATGGCCTTAAACCTTTGTTGGGGCTCAGCCCAAACATACGAACTTAGCATGGGTCTGATTATTCAAATCAAGTACTGAAGTTAAATttgcaacatatatatatatatatatatatatattccgaTTACAAAGAAGATCATGAGCTTAATACAATgataaataactaaaaaaagGCATAAATAGTCACACTAAATatcgaatttgaaatatcTTGCTTACCAAACTGGGTTGTGCGGACTATACTATACCATCTTTTTTATTACAACACATAATTTGAATTAGCTTTTTTTGTTTAACCCtgaaatttttaataagtTAAGTGAAAAAAAGCCAGTAATTAGacctacttttttttttaatcgttCAGTTACCCAAATATTCTTTATATTTGTAGTAGTGCCCTTGAAGTTTTAATAATTGCGAAATGCTCTCATTTATCTCACAGGCATCGATACGCTGGAGATGACCTCATCAAATGGTAGCAACTAGAGACGAAGTCCCCACCGATCCCGGTGGTGATAGTTTCAATCTTGACCACCACTACCTAGTCAAGGTTGCATGTGACCTCACATGAGGCGGTGGTGTCCAGAGTAGGAGCTAGCACTGTCCCCTTTCTCTTGTGAGATCTCAATATACCTTTTtgcattattttttccttgatgtttcaaaaagaaatataacatttAATTGGGGGTAAagttgaaagaaagaaagtttTGCAGTCGTTATATaggttgtgtttgattttagagttgagtttttgttttaattgatttgtaatgattgtgtttttgaattataaaaaaaaatgtgaaaaagtaatgaatagttgagagaaagtaatgattgtgttgttcaATTGTacaaaaagtaataaataattgagataatttagtatgaaaaattgaattgaatggttaaaaaattgaa is a genomic window containing:
- the LOC116205328 gene encoding NADH dehydrogenase [ubiquinone] iron-sulfur protein 5-B gives rise to the protein MASGWGITGNKGRCYDFWMDFSECMSRCREPKDCALLREDYLECLHHSKEFQRRNRIYKEEQRKLRAAKQKAGGGDGGETHHH